GTATTCAATTGATATATACTCCTATATATATAATAGATAATGCCTTATGGACGTAACGTACGTGTGACATTTGAGAACACGAAGCCACGACCCATGTACCATATATACGCACATCATCGACCTATATATATACAGCGATACCATGCATCACGAATGTTCTGTGGCGGTCAACTGATGACGACACATACAAATACACAAAAGAGTTCATTCTTATATACGTAGTACGTACACATCCACACACACATGCAAACGACGTCTAGCATTTCCGTGTATGTTACATCATACAGACACGAGTACACGACAGTAGTGGCATCCACAACTCATGGGCGGctagcatgcatgcatgcatggccaAACGGCGATGCGTGGTGCAGCTGGGCGTGCAGAGCACACGTACGAGCGATGTCGTACTGCCACGCTACCTGACACGCGCACACTGTAGCCATGCATGCGCGCGTCCGTCCGCCCGTCCGATCAGAACGCGAGGTTTCGCGGCTTCACTGCGGCCAGCAGCGGCCGATCCATCACCACCGTGAACTCCACCTTGTCCTTGAAGTCCAGCTGCGGCTGCGACGGGTGCGCGCGCCACTCGAACGCCTGCACCATCCGCGCCACCATCAGGGCGATGTGCGTCGTCCCCATGGCAAGCCCAGGGCAGATCCTCCGCCCCGCGCCGAACGGGATCATCCGGATCCCCGCCGACCCCGTCATGTCCGCCGTCTCGCCGCCGGACACGAACCTGTCCGGGTCGAACTCCGTCGGCCGGTCCCACAGCTTTGGGTCCTCGGAGATGGTCGGGAGGAAGATGTCCAGGTTCGCGTCCACGGGCACGTCGTAGCCGGCGAGCTTGCATCCCGGCTGCACAGCGGCGTGGGTGAGCGAGAAGTACGTGGGCGGGTGCTTCCGGAGCAGCTCCTTCACGAAGGCCTGGAGGTACGGCATGGCGTCGGTGTCCTTGTCGTCGACCGGCCGCGCGTCGCCGACCTGCTGCATGACCTCCTCGTGGAGCCGTGCCTGGATGGACGGGCTGTCCACGATGCGCGCCATGCCCCACTCGATCGCGGTGGCCGTGGTGTCGGTGCCGCCATTCAACAGCTCCGCGCAGAGCGTCACCAGCTCGTCGTCGGTGAGCGCGCCGTCGTCGCGGCCCTCGATGCggaggtcgagcacggagtcGAGGTACGAGAAGGGCGCCGCGACGCTGGGGTCGGGCGGCGGCGATGAGCTCTGCCTCTGCTGCATGTCGCGAAGCATTGCGCGGCGCCTGTTGATGAGCGGGAGCAGGGTGTCGATCTGCTCGCGGCGGACGGCGAGGGCACGGCGCTGGTGCCGCCAGAAGAACGGGCGGAGGAACGGGAGGTAGTCGTCCATGCGCACGCCGACGGCGAGCAGCACGCGCTTCATGACGGCGTCGATGCGCACGATGTGCTCCTCGCGGAGGTCCAGCAGGCCGAAGGTCATGTCCAGCAGGATGCAGAACACGGCGAAGCGCGCGTTGCGGAGCACCCAGACGGACGCGCCGTCGGGCGACGCCGCGGCCTCGGCGCGCATCCGCGACACGAACCGGTCCATGGCGCGCCTCCGGGCGTGCCGGAACTCCCTGAGCCGCGACGTGCTCAGCATCCCGGACACCATGTTCCGGCGCAGCGACCGCCACTCGGGCCCGTACACCGCGGAGTTCACGGTGAGCTTGTTGGACGAGAAGATGTTGCGCGTGGTGTTCTCCCGGGGCCGGCTCGCGAACTCCCGCCCTTTCTCCACCAGCGCCTCGTGCGCGAGCTCGGCGCTGCTGATGATCACGAGCGTGCGCTCCCCCATGCGCAGCGTCAGGATGGGGCCGTACTCCTTGCGGAGCTCGCGGATGTAGTGGATGAAGAGCTTGCCGGAGAACGCCACCTGGAAGAGGTTGCCGACGACGGGCCACCCGGGCGGGCCCGGAGGCAGCCTCAGGCCCATGTATCTCCGGTTGTACCTCGTGACGGTCACCGCGACGCCCAGCGCCGCGATCGCCGCGACCGCCGTGAAGGCGAGCTGCAGTGACGAGAGCGACAATGACGCTTCCATCGCGGCGTGAAGCTGGGTGGCGGCGCTCGTCGGCTCTTGCATGGACATGGACGGCACGATAAATGCGAAGCCCCGACGAGGTGGTCTGTCGAGCATGAGTTGGTTGGAGAAGTCAGTGCCGCGCTGCCGCCCTAGATATAGCGCTCCGGTGACGGGGGGCGGAGTAAATGCGAGGTGGAAAATGTGGGTGGGACATTCAATGGCGATCTCCGGAACCGGGGCAGCTAGCTGACCGACCACACTCTCCATACTCCTACGTCTACGTGTGCAGCACCGGCGCCCTTTGCCTTCCCGAACTAGAGACGGCGATGGTCATCGATCCCCAAATCCGCACGGTGAATTTCTCTATTAGAAAAACGAGGATATAGATAAGTTTCTTCTCCACATGGATGTAAATGGGGAAAATTCTCCACACGACGGATAAATGGGGATAAAGACGGGAAACATTCTCTATTCCCGTTCTTCGCAAGACCCGTTAAACCTACACATAATGATGTTTTCGTGTACTAggtaataataaaaataaataattaccttatTAACATATCAATCGTTGTATAAATGTATTTTTTatgtacacataatgatttcTTACATCTAACTATATGTTTAAGTGAAAATATTTTATTAATAACAAACGACGTATATTCTAATTGTAATTTAATCGGGGACGGAGATCGAGATTTATCCCCGCGGTGAACGGGTATGTATCCCTGCAAGCGTTCGTGGAAATCTCTACGGGAAGTTTTTTGTGTCACAAGTAGGACTGGGCATAAAACATGAATCCGTACCCGTTTAGCCCGAAACCCGTTACCCGAACAGCTCCAACGGGTAACACAACTGAATAACCGAAGTAAGTTTGGGCCTAATCGAGTATTCATCCACGGTACCCGAAGTACCTATTATACCCAAAATTAGGCAGCACGCTAGCCCAAGCCCAACAGCGACACAACACAGCCCACGGGCCACGCCCAGATGGCCTGATGTCGCAACTCGCAACCCTAGCTCCCAGCCTCCCGCAGTCCCACTCCCACGCAGCCACGCGCTTCAAGTCTTCCCAGGCGGCCGGCGTCGTCCTCCTAGAGTCCCAGACGACCAATCCTCCTAGCCCCAGGCGGCGTCCTCACTCTAGGCGGCTGCACCGCCGCAGTCACGCGCACCGCGGGCCCGCGGCACCGCCCAGCGCGCAGTCGCGCACACGCGCACGGCGCACCAGCCACATTTGTAGATCTCATTACACATGCATACTCCATTACTCCCTTCTGCCCCATTTGTAGATCTCATTACTTCGTTTAGTTTAGTTGTGATTAGTCATTTTCCTATATGCGATGATTTGGTTGCAGTTGTCATTATTTGGCATACAGACAGTCACACATTATTGAGTGTCAATGTTTGTCCTTTCGTACCAAAGGAACCTCTGAGTGCTTTGATATAAATTATCTGGCCTCAAATTTGACCGTTGATATAAAATTGTTTCAGGTTTTGCTCCATTTCATTGCTTTGTTTTTTTCATTTTTTTACTACTTTAAAACAATAGTTTCATGTGACGTGCTAAACGCGTATGTGTATTCCTCTCCCCGTTTCTCATTTAATAAATTGGTCCATAAGCCTATCCAAGCCTAATACAACAGAAAGCTACACACAAAACAACACTTTTATATAGTACCATTTTGTTAGTTGAAGTAAATAGACAACCGAGCGAGCTATTAAAATAATAAGGAAGGTCGTGTTTTTTAACTTATATCTTTCTTGTCTTTGATTAGATAAAttataatatttatttttatTAGTTTAATATCTGATATGTGGACCATATTTTATATTCACTACAGGaattcacttaattcccgtcggcctgaaaccgacgggaataagtaattcccgtcggtttagggcttattcccgtcggtttcaggctgacaggcgtcccttgtcggggataaggttatccccgtcggcggctgacgggaataattaattcccgtcggctagataGTGGCCGACAGGAATTAaggctaactcccgtcggttttgctggccgacgggagttattaattaattcccgtcggttccccaggccgacgggagttattaattaattctcgtcggccttacgtggccgacgggaattaactgggccgacaggAGTtagtaattaattcccgtcggttcgaccatagccgacgggaattaactgggccgacgggaattaccctatactgctacaaaaacaacactaaattatgtcactatttctgcacacataacatatatcaaacataacataaatcacatataacagccacattacaaacacatgtagagatacgacatccacaaacacatgcatttagacataaacacttgcatttataattaaaacatccaccaacgtgtaagacatagtattgaaacataacatccaccaacatccaacaacgagtacgacatagtattgaaacataacatccacatttcaaacataagtttaagtgtttagagataaccaccacttgggtggttagagctttgaccgctgccgccaccaccaccaggaggagggaacgcgaagagcgagtcaacaaatccagtccctactgctggatcagacccactaccacccgcttcaggcgtaacctatgcaagttagcaaatatcaacacgttaaatgcaaatatcaaaaagtatacaagtgtataaattaatcgagagttatcaaacgtaccctatctccaggtgcaggtatatgtgtcagaggggtggtgaactgtggtggtggaactggtgtgtttgcaaattggctccattgtggtggcggtggaaaatttgttgccatgtcctgttgctgcattaactgttaaacacatatgtgttactactgaaggtgttgtattgaaatataataatttagagttcggattatgtgtactcacttgatacatcgcttggttgtgtgcattgcaagcctccataaattcgcgttgttgtctcatctcttcacgcatcctcataatctccaactcctgctcgttcggtcgacgagagcatgagctacgggaagatgaacccgtcctctgagatctcaccgacgacgagtcaatgaatccgtcgaagagtgcgtatctataagtgattcaaaaaatgtgattactgcataatcaatttagtgtcaaccatataatttcataagttagagcttaccgtccatgcgctttgccaccaccacttgcgtacaccaccgagggatccaccggttcatggcgccagtcgaagtcagggccatggcgacgaaccatctcctccccatatgccgcctatacatcattcacaaccttacaaatgcaggaatttatatactttgaacgtttgaacttttgagccaaaactcaccaagcgatccgtggctgtctggctgcagagctggtcagggttgttcgggtctggtcctttgtggccctccgggtagacctcaatgtcactaggcttttggccactcgtagcttcctgtataaacaaaaaacattcataagcaatcgtattatttgttgatcgacatagaaagatcaaacttaccattcttttagcttttcgtatcatgtcatcaccgccaaacttgtggttaggattggttcctcgacattgtctgtgatgtgCTGacactttctggaagccttcggaagcccaatatcgacaccaagcatagtacgcatcaggcacgggcgccatccatggaaccatcacctgcacacacacaatgttacatattatatcaatcacaacaataaatataaagggtaaaacaaattgaatactaacctcacgatattgatcctcagtcaaatatatctttgaggacccttcctttttattcaaggggcctgcttcttccggatgcttttgaaaatacaggtttgtagcctgaattctcgcatagtatatggcatccttcaccagcttctttgcattgttttgcaagacacgttcagcgtgccccatgtaatcctctccgtcaggcaaccgatatcgaagctacaacataaagaatacaaatacaatggtataagtcatagatttacaatattaagaaacataacaaaaataataaagaactcatacccaaaagtcattacgcacaagtccctgtctgtcggtgtggtttcgttcctttttaaacttgtactcatcccaggtactgacgagcacctcatcctcggtatcaccgtttgacaccttcactataccagggtagtgaaggcggcaaagagaacccaacgtaaggttaacctgagtgtggtgtcccttgccgtcaaaggacaggtcctcccaattcctgcattacacaaaaacattaacaatacacataatagttatattagataagttaatatattacactcaccgatctccatgtggcatgattaaagtcctatcagcctctcgctctatcgcgtgacgaggctttactgagtggctttttcttgagcgacgtgtgcgtgtcgctgaagagcctcccgagccatcatccatcgggttgtcagccggttcgccctgttggccccactggtcccacgcctgttgctgctctctctggtggtcccactgatcccatggctggtgatgctgtgcggcctggtcccatgtcacgtgctccacctcctcattgtgctccacctcctcattgtgctgctcagcctcattgtgctgctcctcctcaatgtgctgctcctcagtgtgctgctcatcctggtacatacaactcaagatttatttgtaaatatgtaaacaaatttatttgtacaagatatgttacctcatctccatgtaccgcgctcaacagctctcgacgtctgctgctgctcgaagaactgccctgaaaaaggcccaagcccttgaacaaccccttcactgacttctttgattttggcggcatcctgcataaaaaataagaaattattcattagtgcatcaaaaatgacataatacttaaaatataaacaaatgaaataacaaaacaactttacttgttaaatatcatcaaaatcaggatctatttgttctcttctatgcagaggtcgccatgtaacttttctcctaacaggttgtcttctccgtctctcgggaaaagttaagtcgttaacgtctgcaactagtgaatctaatgccggtgcaggatcaatatgaaaactagttggcaactcttcttcttgaaacacctcatcaacctgctcaaggtgaccaatttgatattcgtcctcaccaggagtgtataggcgttcgcggggatttacattgtacacaaccctccatttagacatctttttgcatggatatgtcgagaaataaacttggtctgcttgatgggcaaggatatacgtgtcgtgtccttgaagcaatttctcaggttggatctgtgtcatcccaaattcggtcctataatacttcgggtcataccatttacactcaaagaaaactagcgctaaaagcttatttccagcaaatgtaatctcgattatatttttgattttcccgtaatacaggcttcgtgtccttccatgccggttgccctagtaacgactccactattttgagtggcggccataggatgacttgattcgaaaatgcttgaacgaaagcgatatccattgacgtcgtaatgtccatagcttttggcagttacgcttccaatagataactgacgtaagtcatcattcaaattcatttcctccccaaattgtcaatcatgccacaaagcattagcaaattctgtaatattagttaaatgaaattagctctccgagccacataattaagacttacacggtcccgaagccacataatgaaattaggtcgcccatgcataccatcgcgtcgcaatttgtctatgtctctcgctgttggcctaccgagacacctcatgttttgttcatcaaactcgctgtcaaatattattgtatgacatgagatatttgataacataaactaattcacatatgaacagtttaagaaaacaagtcttacacaaagtatttctccacctcaggcatattcgtgaacatgtacagtaaagcagacttccgttcttccatactgaggtgatatgccttgggtggaccaacgactttgccgtttgtctgaaaaatcgaaagatcactacacggaggcatctctcgttcatcatcatggtaccttttctttcgagcaaatacattatgttcttctgcaaagtaacaacttgtgaagtgtgctacctcctttagtttaaattgttccgcaatacatccttcaactcttgccttattgcccaccattgctctaagcttctttaatgctctttctatatgaaacatccacctatactgaacaggaccaccgaccttagcctcatatggaagatgtataaagagatgctgcataggattgaagaaacccggtggaaatattttttccaatttgcacaaaagcatcggtgcctctttctccagctgttccatcacatctcttctgatttctttagcaaacaactgtctgtagaaatagctaacttcagctaacgttttccacacagcttcgaaaatgtacccacgaaacattacaagcatgagcctctccataattatgtggaagtcatggctcttcagtccattcatcttcattgtcttcaagttcacagatcttctaaaaccagcggcataaccatcggggaatttaatatccttcatccacttcatcacttctttccgttgcttagatttcagacaatagtcagcttttggtttgcctccgttttctctaagcacttgggttggacgatcacatatcactgctaagtccatgcgtgccttgtcattgtctttcattttatgagggaaatccatgcatgtatttatgagggcttggcaaaagttactctcttgatgcatgacatcgatgttgtgcatcaaaatcaatgacttagcataaggaagctcccacaagccacatatgtgagtccagttatgctcctcaccaaaaccttgataccttttcccactctcgtctaggacaagtttcatatgctcttctgtaatttctatcccactacgtcgcttgggcggtcccttcgtgacaatggtgcccttcctaaattcctttctctgccttctgaaggggtgattgaagggtagaaaacatctatggcaatcaaagtaacatatcttgccaccagcactaagacgaaaacaatctgtatctttagcacaataaggacacgtcaatctaccatgcacgctccatccagagaaaatacc
This portion of the Zea mays cultivar B73 chromosome 2, Zm-B73-REFERENCE-NAM-5.0, whole genome shotgun sequence genome encodes:
- the LOC100193602 gene encoding Cytochrome P450 77A4, coding for MLDRPPRRGFAFIVPSMSMQEPTSAATQLHAAMEASLSLSSLQLAFTAVAAIAALGVAVTVTRYNRRYMGLRLPPGPPGWPVVGNLFQVAFSGKLFIHYIRELRKEYGPILTLRMGERTLVIISSAELAHEALVEKGREFASRPRENTTRNIFSSNKLTVNSAVYGPEWRSLRRNMVSGMLSTSRLREFRHARRRAMDRFVSRMRAEAAASPDGASVWVLRNARFAVFCILLDMTFGLLDLREEHIVRIDAVMKRVLLAVGVRMDDYLPFLRPFFWRHQRRALAVRREQIDTLLPLINRRRAMLRDMQQRQSSSPPPDPSVAAPFSYLDSVLDLRIEGRDDGALTDDELVTLCAELLNGGTDTTATAIEWGMARIVDSPSIQARLHEEVMQQVGDARPVDDKDTDAMPYLQAFVKELLRKHPPTYFSLTHAAVQPGCKLAGYDVPVDANLDIFLPTISEDPKLWDRPTEFDPDRFVSGGETADMTGSAGIRMIPFGAGRRICPGLAMGTTHIALMVARMVQAFEWRAHPSQPQLDFKDKVEFTVVMDRPLLAAVKPRNLAF